The following are encoded together in the Limanda limanda chromosome 12, fLimLim1.1, whole genome shotgun sequence genome:
- the LOC133016144 gene encoding gastrula zinc finger protein XlCGF49.1-like: MQTREPQSGLNTKNNKQLLSDMKWKTCKKAFSCLECGNRFSHKGSLTVHMRTHTGEKPFSCSECGKRFRQKGHLTVHMSIHTGEKPFSCSDCGKLFRVKCELTAHMRIHTGEKPFSCSNCGKIFRVQCELTTHIRIHTGEKQFSCSECCKRFRLKGNLTKHMRIHTAEKPFSCSGCGKRFSRKDNLTVHMRIHTGDKPFSCS; this comes from the coding sequence atgcagaccagggaacctcagtctggtttaaatacaaaaaataacaaacagcttcTAAGTGATATGAAATGGAAAACTTGTAAGAAAGCATTTAGTTGCCTTGAGTGTGGTAATAGATTTAGCCACAAGGGTTCTCtaactgtacatatgaggactcatacaggagagaaaccatttagttgctctgagtgtggtaaaagatttagacaAAAGGGCCATCTAACTGTACATATGAgtattcatacaggagagaaaccatttagttgctctgactGTGGTAAATTATTTAGAGTAAAGTGTGAACTAACtgcacatatgaggattcatacaggagagaaaccatttagttgctctaaCTGTGGTAAAATATTTAGAGTACAGTGTGAACTAACTACACATATCAGGATtcacacaggagagaaacaaTTTAGTTGCTCTGAATGTTGTAAAAGATTTAGACTAAAGGGCAATCTAACTAAAcacatgaggattcatacagcagagaaaccgtttagttgctctgggtgtggtaaaagatttagccgcAAGGACAATCtaactgtacatatgaggattcatacaggagacaaaccatttagttgctccTAG
- the LOC133016140 gene encoding gastrula zinc finger protein XlCGF8.2DB-like, which translates to MQTREPQSALTTKNNKQPLSDMECKTLKKAFSCSECGKRFRVKRDLTVHMSIHTGEKPFSCSECGKRFRVKCDLTLHMRIHTGEKPFSCSECGKRFRVKCDLTLHMRIHTGEKPFSCSECGKRFRQKGHLTVHMSIHTGEKAFSCSECSKTFRVKCDLTAHMRIHSGEKPFSCSECGKRFRRKWDLTAHMTIHSGEKPFSCSECGKRFRQKWYLTVHMRSHAGEKPFCCS; encoded by the coding sequence atgcagaccagggaacctcagtCTGCTTTAactacaaaaaataacaaacagcctctaagtgatatggAATGTAAAACTCTTAAGAAggcatttagttgctctgagtgtggtaaaagatttagagTAAAGCGGGATCTAACTGTACATATGAgtattcatacaggagagaaaccatttagttgctctgagtgtggtaaaagatttagagTAAAGTGTGATCTAACtttacatatgaggattcatacaggagagaaaccatttagttgctctgagtgtggtaaaagatttagagTAAAGTGTGATCTAACtttacatatgaggattcacacaggagagaaaccgtttagttgctccgagtgtggtaaaagatttagacaAAAAGGCCATCTAACTGTACATATGAgtattcatacaggagagaaagcatttagttgctctgagtgtagTAAAACATTTAGAGTAAAGTGTGATCTAACtgcacatatgaggattcattcaggagagaaaccgtttagttgctctgagtgcgGTAAAAGATTTAGAAGAAAGTGGGATCTAACTGCACATATGACGATTCattcaggagagaaaccgtttagttgctctgagtgtggtaaaagatttagacaAAAATGGTATCtaactgtacatatgaggagtcatgcTGGAGAGAAACCATTTTGTTGCTCCTAG